From one Catellatospora sp. IY07-71 genomic stretch:
- a CDS encoding glucarate dehydratase family protein, which translates to MRIREVVITPVAFPDPPLLNSAGVHQPWALRAIVELRCGDGLIGLGETYGDALHLELLRGVGPTLVGLDPFDTNGLWRRVGRALGGVDAPDRHGLTGGSSPQKTALRVFSPFEVACLDLQGHLIGRPVADLLGGRVRDRVPFSAYLFYKWAAHPPADGPASLVGGLPPVGDPCPEALDPAGIVAQARLMIAQYGFGSIKLKGGVFPPDQEIAAIRALREAFPELPLRLDPNAAWSVATSIRVAEETEGLLEYLEDPTPGIAGMAEVAEAAPMPLATNMCVVSPADIPPGFTQEAVGVVLSDHHYWGGLRRSAELAAMCRTWGVGVSMHSNSHLGISLAAMTQLGAALPELTYAADTHTPWQCGVDVLERPLPITGGAVTVPDAPGLGVALDRDALARLHENYLRCAIRERDDTSYRRIFEPDYTKRRPRW; encoded by the coding sequence ATGAGGATCCGCGAGGTCGTGATCACGCCGGTGGCGTTTCCCGACCCGCCGCTGCTCAACTCTGCCGGAGTACACCAGCCGTGGGCGCTGCGCGCGATCGTCGAGCTGCGGTGCGGGGACGGGCTGATCGGGCTGGGGGAGACCTACGGCGACGCACTGCATCTGGAGCTGCTGCGCGGCGTGGGGCCGACGCTGGTCGGGCTCGACCCGTTCGACACCAACGGGCTGTGGCGGCGGGTGGGCCGGGCGCTGGGCGGCGTGGACGCGCCGGACCGGCACGGGCTGACCGGCGGGTCGAGCCCGCAGAAGACGGCGCTGCGGGTGTTCAGCCCGTTCGAGGTGGCCTGCCTCGACCTGCAGGGGCACCTGATCGGGCGGCCGGTGGCGGACCTGCTCGGCGGCAGGGTGCGCGACCGGGTGCCGTTCTCGGCATACCTGTTCTACAAGTGGGCCGCGCACCCGCCCGCCGACGGCCCCGCCTCGCTGGTCGGCGGCCTGCCGCCGGTAGGCGACCCGTGTCCCGAGGCGCTCGACCCGGCCGGGATCGTCGCGCAGGCCCGGCTGATGATCGCGCAGTACGGCTTCGGCTCGATCAAGCTCAAGGGCGGGGTGTTCCCGCCGGACCAGGAGATCGCGGCGATCCGCGCCCTGCGCGAGGCGTTCCCCGAGCTGCCGCTGCGCCTGGACCCGAACGCCGCCTGGAGTGTCGCGACGTCCATTCGCGTCGCCGAGGAGACCGAAGGGCTGCTGGAGTACCTGGAGGACCCGACGCCGGGCATCGCCGGGATGGCCGAGGTCGCCGAGGCGGCGCCGATGCCGCTGGCCACCAACATGTGCGTGGTCAGCCCGGCCGACATCCCGCCCGGCTTCACCCAGGAGGCGGTCGGCGTGGTGCTGTCCGACCACCACTACTGGGGCGGCCTGCGGCGCAGCGCCGAGCTGGCCGCGATGTGCCGCACCTGGGGCGTCGGGGTGTCCATGCACTCCAACAGCCACCTCGGCATCAGCCTCGCCGCGATGACGCAGCTCGGCGCGGCGCTGCCCGAGCTGACGTACGCCGCCGACACGCACACGCCGTGGCAGTGCGGGGTGGACGTGCTGGAGCGGCCACTGCCGATCACCGGCGGAGCGGTGACCGTGCCCGACGCGCCCGGCCTCGGTGTCGCCCTGGACCGCGACGCGCTGGCCCGGCTGCACGAGAACTACCTGCGCTGCGCGATCCGCGAACGCGACGACACGTCGTACCGCCGGATCTTCGAGCCGGACTACACGAAGCGGAGGCCGCGATGGTGA
- a CDS encoding AAA family ATPase has translation MNSDEPLVELLFDRLAADGVPDDVAELVLGAVGGDDDLRAALAGTPTRLDPAADASAPGRAHLYLDSVTIAGFRGVGPRQTLRVPPGPGLTLVVGRNGSGKSSFAEAIELALTGDSARWADRNSVWRSGWRNLHQPHDCTIELGLRADGDAVPTRIRRAWTPDGDLPSASVTVTGAAGAFDSLDPLGLARPLRLYRPFLTAGDLGRLVTSTSTALHDSINGILGLELLTEAGQRLAAAAKPADAALKDLRERRTVLRAALADIDDERARRAAAVLAATTPDLGLLDAVLAEPVDADGDELLAAYRRLAALTLPEPASVARLAEELAAAVVESRQYEESQVRSSVRAAELLRLAMDYHVDSGDGPCPVCRTGTLDGAWRQQADLAFRELRELSLSANRATSQVNELTRRARQLIGEIDVPDGEGTSVALLRDAVAELRAVPRTPGELAEHLAARYPLVAQAAELVREEAVVYLRERDTAWQAVAAELRVWVAAARRAPALKVEQAQLKAAREWLKQAAGEIRNARLAPFAAHSQRIWTQLRQESNVELGGMTLQGAGTRRTVVFNVSVDGADNGTALGVMSQGELQALGLATFLPRSCAAESPFRFVVIDDPVQSMDPSKVDGLARVLAELAADRQVLVFTHDSRLPDAVRRLEIDARILEVVRAERSVVTIREAADPVGRYLGDADAVALSRDVPDDVRAPVVAELCRSALEAACHRVVWRVRTAQGERVPDIESLLDGARLPATFALALFDDAGRADEVLSSLNSRFGRAGGDAYQACRKGVHGHWQGDLPRLVRQVRRITEALV, from the coding sequence GTGAACTCCGACGAACCACTGGTTGAGCTGCTGTTCGACCGCCTGGCCGCCGACGGCGTGCCGGACGACGTCGCAGAGCTCGTGCTCGGCGCCGTCGGCGGCGACGACGACCTGCGGGCCGCCCTCGCGGGCACGCCGACCCGGCTCGACCCGGCCGCCGACGCCTCGGCGCCGGGCCGGGCCCACCTCTACCTCGACTCTGTCACCATCGCCGGGTTCCGCGGTGTCGGCCCGCGGCAGACGCTGCGGGTGCCGCCGGGGCCGGGGCTGACGCTGGTCGTCGGGCGCAACGGGTCCGGCAAGTCGAGCTTCGCCGAGGCGATCGAGCTGGCGCTCACCGGCGACAGCGCCCGCTGGGCCGACCGCAACAGCGTGTGGCGCAGCGGCTGGCGCAACCTGCACCAGCCGCACGACTGCACGATCGAGCTCGGCTTGCGTGCCGACGGCGACGCCGTGCCGACCCGCATCCGGCGCGCCTGGACGCCAGACGGTGACCTGCCCTCCGCGTCGGTCACGGTGACCGGCGCGGCGGGCGCCTTCGACAGCCTCGATCCGCTGGGGCTGGCCCGCCCGTTGCGGCTGTACCGGCCCTTCCTCACCGCCGGTGACCTCGGCCGGCTCGTCACCAGCACGTCCACCGCGCTGCACGATTCGATCAACGGGATCCTGGGCCTGGAGCTGCTCACCGAGGCGGGCCAGCGGCTGGCCGCCGCGGCCAAGCCGGCCGACGCCGCGCTCAAGGACCTCCGGGAGCGCCGGACCGTGCTGCGCGCCGCGCTGGCCGACATCGACGACGAGCGGGCCCGGCGGGCCGCCGCGGTGCTCGCGGCGACCACCCCCGACCTCGGCCTGCTGGATGCGGTGCTGGCCGAGCCGGTGGACGCCGATGGCGACGAGCTGCTGGCGGCGTACCGGCGGCTCGCTGCCCTCACGCTGCCGGAGCCCGCCTCGGTGGCGCGCCTGGCCGAGGAGCTGGCCGCGGCCGTCGTGGAGAGCCGGCAGTATGAGGAGAGCCAGGTCAGATCTTCCGTGCGCGCCGCCGAGCTGCTCCGGCTCGCGATGGACTACCACGTGGACAGCGGCGACGGCCCGTGTCCGGTGTGCCGCACGGGCACGCTCGACGGGGCGTGGCGGCAGCAGGCCGACCTCGCCTTCCGGGAGCTGCGCGAGCTGTCGCTGTCCGCGAACCGGGCCACGTCGCAGGTCAACGAGCTCACCCGGCGCGCGCGGCAGCTCATCGGCGAGATCGACGTGCCCGACGGGGAGGGCACGTCCGTCGCGCTGCTGCGCGACGCCGTCGCCGAGCTGCGGGCGGTGCCGCGCACGCCCGGGGAGCTGGCCGAGCATCTGGCGGCCCGCTACCCGCTGGTGGCACAGGCGGCCGAGCTGGTACGCGAGGAGGCCGTCGTCTATCTGCGCGAGCGGGACACCGCCTGGCAGGCCGTCGCCGCCGAGCTGCGGGTCTGGGTGGCCGCCGCGCGGCGGGCGCCCGCGCTCAAAGTCGAGCAGGCCCAACTCAAGGCCGCCCGGGAGTGGCTGAAGCAGGCCGCCGGGGAGATCCGCAACGCGCGGCTGGCGCCGTTCGCGGCGCACTCGCAGCGGATCTGGACGCAGCTGCGCCAGGAGAGCAACGTCGAGCTGGGCGGGATGACGCTGCAGGGCGCCGGCACCCGGCGCACGGTCGTGTTCAACGTCAGCGTCGACGGGGCCGACAACGGCACGGCGCTCGGGGTGATGAGCCAGGGCGAGCTGCAGGCGCTCGGCTTGGCCACGTTCCTGCCGCGCAGCTGCGCGGCCGAGAGCCCGTTCCGGTTCGTCGTCATCGACGACCCGGTGCAGAGCATGGACCCGTCGAAGGTCGACGGCCTGGCCCGGGTGCTCGCCGAGCTGGCCGCCGACCGGCAGGTGCTGGTGTTCACCCACGACAGCCGGCTGCCCGACGCCGTACGGCGGCTGGAGATCGACGCCCGGATCCTGGAGGTGGTCCGGGCCGAGCGTTCGGTCGTCACCATCCGCGAGGCCGCCGACCCGGTCGGGCGCTACCTCGGTGACGCCGACGCGGTGGCCCTGTCCCGCGACGTGCCCGACGACGTGCGGGCGCCGGTCGTCGCCGAGCTCTGCCGGTCGGCGCTGGAGGCGGCCTGCCACCGGGTCGTCTGGCGGGTGCGCACGGCCCAGGGCGAGCGGGTGCCGGACATCGAGAGCCTGCTCGACGGGGCGCGGCTGCCCGCGACGTTCGCGCTCGCGCTGTTCGACGACGCCGGGCGGGCCGACGAGGTGCTGAGCAGCCTCAACAGCAGGTTCGGTCGGGCCGGCGGCGACGCCTACCAGGCCTGCCGCAAGGGTGTGCACGGCCACTGGCAGGGCGACCTGCCGCGCCTGGTGCGCCAGGTCCGCCGGATCACGGAGGCGCTGGTATGA
- a CDS encoding dienelactone hydrolase family protein yields MTEIPGHLRPFVLSPAELEPERTGSIDSYVPHGDGPFPAVVLLHGGPLPPDLRPTPRDWPVYRGYGALLASRGLVAAVVDHRLHVLQNADGVVLDYPTAAEDVTAAVDAVRADPRVDADRIVVWFFSGGGLLSADWLREPQAWLRGVALTYPALAPLPGWPVDPRFRPVEAVAGAVSRQVPIVLTRVGLEKPEIAETVARFLAAADAARRPVEIVDVPHGQHSFDVLDHTDESREAVQRMVAQVEKLLG; encoded by the coding sequence ATGACGGAGATTCCGGGCCATCTGCGGCCTTTCGTGCTCTCACCGGCCGAGCTGGAACCCGAGCGCACCGGCTCCATCGATTCGTACGTGCCGCACGGCGACGGGCCCTTCCCTGCGGTGGTGCTCCTGCACGGCGGTCCGCTGCCGCCGGACCTGCGCCCGACGCCCCGCGACTGGCCGGTGTACCGCGGATACGGTGCCCTGCTCGCCTCGCGCGGGCTCGTCGCGGCGGTCGTCGACCACCGCCTCCACGTGTTGCAGAACGCTGACGGCGTCGTGCTGGACTATCCCACCGCGGCGGAAGACGTCACCGCTGCTGTCGATGCGGTGCGGGCCGATCCGCGGGTGGACGCCGATCGGATCGTCGTCTGGTTCTTCTCCGGTGGGGGCCTGCTCAGCGCCGACTGGCTGCGCGAGCCGCAGGCCTGGCTGCGCGGCGTGGCGCTGACGTATCCCGCGCTGGCGCCGCTGCCCGGCTGGCCGGTAGACCCGCGGTTCCGGCCCGTCGAGGCGGTCGCTGGGGCGGTGTCGCGGCAGGTCCCGATCGTGCTCACCCGGGTGGGGCTGGAGAAGCCGGAGATCGCCGAGACGGTGGCCAGGTTCCTGGCGGCGGCTGATGCTGCCCGCCGGCCTGTGGAGATCGTCGACGTGCCACACGGGCAGCACTCGTTCGACGTGCTGGACCACACCGACGAGTCCCGCGAGGCGGTGCAGCGGATGGTCGCGCAGGTCGAGAAGCTGCTGGGCTGA
- a CDS encoding DUF4352 domain-containing protein, whose protein sequence is MRKLSLFGLVALTAFSLACGAGAGDTSSSVGGGEGPGVEAAPEPTTAVGKLGQTITLTSELLGDKTVVEVAVSNAKQHTKEPGSFGSKPEKGVFLALDVTVVCKQGTYHANPFNFKFVAKDGTVSELALTIGFKPELDAVDLSAGQKTSGKIVFDVPKAALTGGRIQIDGVGLDMDKPAAYWAL, encoded by the coding sequence ATGCGCAAGCTCAGCCTGTTCGGCTTGGTCGCCCTCACCGCGTTCTCTCTGGCCTGCGGGGCCGGAGCCGGGGACACCAGTTCCTCGGTGGGTGGCGGCGAGGGCCCCGGTGTCGAGGCGGCGCCGGAGCCGACCACCGCGGTCGGCAAGCTCGGCCAGACCATCACCCTCACCAGCGAGCTGCTGGGTGACAAGACGGTCGTCGAGGTCGCCGTCAGCAACGCCAAGCAGCACACCAAGGAGCCGGGCTCGTTCGGCAGCAAGCCGGAGAAGGGCGTGTTCCTGGCGCTCGACGTGACGGTCGTCTGCAAGCAGGGGACGTATCACGCCAATCCGTTCAACTTCAAGTTCGTGGCCAAGGACGGCACGGTGTCCGAGCTGGCGCTGACCATCGGTTTCAAGCCCGAGCTGGACGCGGTCGACCTGTCCGCGGGCCAGAAGACCAGCGGGAAGATCGTCTTCGACGTGCCGAAGGCCGCGCTCACCGGCGGCCGCATCCAGATCGACGGCGTCGGCCTCGACATGGACAAGCCCGCCGCCTACTGGGCGCTCTGA
- a CDS encoding aldehyde dehydrogenase family protein, translating into MNVSSAVRRAVQTAPQLAAAGGELRRTMLHACANALVPAGDEIVATAMAETGLAEARLRGELARTADQFRQYGDHAAKPWRRVSAGAALGGADVVTVPVPVGPVAVFAASNFPLAFGVSGTDTASALAAGCPVVVKAHPAQPRTGELLAVLLARALPEGAFALVAGGPEVSLELVRAPGIRAVGFTGSLQGGRALMDAAATRPDPIPVYAEMGSLNPVLVLPGAAGEATVAALAAAVTGSAGQLCTKPGLVLTGSAGFADQLAAAVAALPVHRMLTPGMAEAHQRWRATASAEHHVVAGEGEPAPFAVVVDAADLAGELLAEHFGPSLVIAVGEPGEVLGRLEGSLTASVFAGDGDRDTARALLPTLLATAGRIIWNGAPTGVAVCDAMHHGGPWPATSASWSTSVGTQAIERFRRPVALQGLPADLLP; encoded by the coding sequence ATGAACGTGTCGAGTGCCGTGCGGCGGGCCGTGCAGACGGCGCCCCAGCTGGCGGCGGCTGGCGGCGAGCTGCGGCGGACGATGCTGCACGCGTGCGCGAACGCGCTCGTGCCGGCCGGGGACGAGATCGTGGCCACGGCCATGGCCGAGACCGGGCTGGCCGAGGCGCGGCTGCGCGGCGAGCTGGCGCGCACCGCAGACCAGTTCCGGCAGTACGGCGACCACGCGGCCAAGCCGTGGCGGCGCGTGTCGGCCGGTGCCGCCCTGGGCGGAGCCGACGTGGTGACCGTGCCGGTGCCGGTCGGGCCGGTCGCCGTGTTCGCGGCGTCGAACTTCCCGCTGGCGTTCGGCGTGAGCGGCACGGACACCGCCTCGGCGCTGGCCGCCGGCTGTCCCGTGGTCGTCAAGGCACACCCGGCGCAGCCGCGTACCGGCGAACTGCTGGCCGTGCTGCTGGCCCGCGCCCTCCCCGAGGGGGCGTTCGCGCTGGTGGCGGGTGGTCCTGAGGTGTCGCTGGAGCTGGTGCGCGCGCCGGGGATCCGGGCGGTCGGGTTCACCGGGTCGCTGCAGGGCGGCCGGGCGCTGATGGACGCGGCGGCGACCCGCCCCGACCCCATCCCGGTGTACGCGGAGATGGGCTCGCTCAACCCCGTGCTGGTGCTGCCCGGCGCGGCCGGTGAGGCCACGGTGGCCGCGCTCGCGGCGGCCGTGACGGGGTCGGCGGGGCAGCTGTGCACCAAGCCGGGCCTGGTGCTGACGGGGTCGGCCGGATTCGCGGACCAACTGGCCGCGGCCGTGGCGGCGCTGCCGGTGCACCGGATGCTGACGCCCGGCATGGCCGAGGCGCATCAGCGCTGGCGGGCCACCGCGTCGGCGGAGCATCACGTGGTGGCCGGGGAGGGGGAGCCCGCGCCGTTCGCCGTCGTCGTCGACGCTGCCGACCTGGCCGGTGAGCTGCTGGCGGAGCACTTCGGGCCGTCGCTGGTGATCGCGGTCGGGGAGCCCGGCGAGGTGCTGGGACGGCTGGAGGGCTCGCTGACCGCGTCGGTGTTCGCCGGAGACGGCGACCGGGACACGGCGCGGGCGCTGCTGCCCACGCTGCTGGCGACTGCCGGGCGGATCATCTGGAACGGGGCGCCCACCGGGGTCGCGGTCTGCGACGCCATGCACCACGGCGGCCCCTGGCCGGCGACGTCGGCATCGTGGTCCACGTCGGTCGGCACGCAGGCGATCGAGCGCTTCCGCCGCCCCGTGGCCCTCCAGGGCCTGCCCGCCGACCTCCTCCCCTGA
- a CDS encoding DUF6642 family protein, with the protein MAAPGIFCVEGQWGDLDRKESVLPILELLERLGRIRFIHKDVATPEELDFYLSRWRLRRYAEYKVAYFAMHGEASHLVLTEGRSLSLEELGERLEGRCAGRRIYFGSCSVMRHSARLARFVEKTGAELACGFTVSVDWLESAAFDTVLLDLLANSTPSAVSKRMASARWAPLAAHLGFSIVYAGGRSWSAARDLKVPAQAGPRDSARLDA; encoded by the coding sequence GTGGCCGCACCGGGGATCTTCTGCGTCGAAGGCCAGTGGGGCGACCTCGACCGCAAGGAGTCGGTGCTGCCCATCCTCGAGCTGTTAGAGCGGCTGGGCCGGATCCGTTTCATCCACAAGGACGTGGCCACTCCCGAGGAACTGGACTTCTACCTGTCGCGATGGCGGCTGCGACGATACGCCGAATACAAGGTCGCCTACTTCGCCATGCACGGCGAGGCCAGCCACCTCGTGCTGACCGAGGGCCGCTCGCTGAGCCTGGAAGAGCTGGGCGAGCGCCTCGAAGGCCGCTGCGCGGGACGACGGATCTACTTCGGCAGCTGCTCGGTGATGCGTCACTCTGCGCGCCTGGCCCGCTTCGTCGAGAAGACGGGGGCGGAGCTGGCATGCGGGTTCACCGTCTCCGTCGACTGGCTCGAATCGGCGGCTTTCGACACGGTGTTGCTGGACCTGCTGGCGAACAGCACTCCGTCCGCGGTGAGCAAGCGGATGGCGTCGGCGCGCTGGGCTCCGCTGGCCGCCCACCTCGGGTTCAGCATCGTGTACGCGGGCGGAAGAAGCTGGTCCGCGGCACGCGACCTGAAGGTCCCCGCACAGGCAGGCCCACGCGACAGTGCAAGGCTGGACGCGTGA
- a CDS encoding cellulose binding domain-containing protein — MSRRSVSVPLLAALTVAVLAAAVLAVAPHRPALAPAAALTTLDLSAANRRAPISGLYDWSKAGYRGGANLPGAAETNPDPACQITPAELASQYTVTPNDGADDSAGLQAAIDAIRTGCSPSASYTKLSLITLPAGTLNVSRQLGVDADHLIIRGAGSGTGGTKIVFRPDANTRYDALTADGSDWDEDGSGYGSAAGGWIWPGRGLFRVQSRAVHTGYASEYAAAPANRKDLFEGTVNVHWKAGLKLRGKTGDTGFAARQGDTVVHLATSGSLSAFTVGGLVNVRAANSLNFYAQQDVTPADGTLQNIHMRQQIFTITAVDATNRTITVDKPLEYDVPVTSTSDGSAAINGAVYDSKAAPLVDPVLGVGFENFAMTQDMPGLNAADAVHNYGNMSPADEMHGIVFKWAANSWVRGISATMTGSHPIVSEEAYRLQIVGNSFDGSWNKGKGGNGYFRGSRVWDSLYAGNVSRNLRHFTFQWSASGNVVIGNDFDSDVNLHGGWERNNLIELNTVTVPYEHRSGSCTANCGEEGGGGPDASTWFPIWWGAGKKAVKWSGSSGPRNVFFNNTMTKQLTAGAAYTPYYADRQRIYQFGWNGTGWQHLDSGGMPIPDWASREQLDYTGGHGVDATRTDPGPSLFLKSLTGAPSPSMPASPSASASPGASPSTSPSASPSPSPSAPSTCLTVRTVKTSSWSTGYGMDVFIKNNCATATTTWRVEFDLPTGTTVSSSWSSTRTSSAQHHTFVNVAYNGDIAPGQEESFGFNAAGTGNPYNLTAR, encoded by the coding sequence ATGTCCCGACGATCCGTTTCCGTGCCCCTGCTGGCCGCGCTCACCGTGGCGGTCCTGGCCGCGGCGGTCCTGGCCGTCGCCCCACACCGCCCCGCGCTGGCCCCGGCCGCCGCGCTGACCACCCTCGACCTGTCCGCCGCCAACCGGCGCGCCCCGATCTCCGGCCTGTACGACTGGTCCAAGGCCGGCTACCGCGGCGGCGCGAACCTGCCCGGCGCGGCCGAGACCAACCCCGACCCCGCCTGCCAGATCACTCCTGCCGAGCTGGCGAGCCAGTACACGGTGACCCCGAACGACGGCGCCGACGACTCGGCCGGGCTGCAGGCCGCGATCGACGCGATCCGCACCGGCTGCTCGCCGAGCGCGAGCTACACGAAGCTCTCCCTGATCACGCTGCCCGCGGGCACGCTCAACGTCTCCCGCCAGCTCGGCGTCGACGCCGACCACCTGATCATCCGGGGTGCGGGCAGCGGCACCGGCGGCACGAAGATCGTGTTCCGCCCCGACGCGAACACCCGCTACGACGCGCTGACCGCCGACGGCTCGGACTGGGACGAGGACGGCTCGGGCTACGGCTCGGCCGCGGGCGGCTGGATCTGGCCCGGCCGGGGCCTGTTCCGGGTGCAGTCCCGGGCTGTGCACACCGGCTACGCGAGCGAGTACGCCGCCGCGCCGGCCAACCGGAAGGACCTGTTCGAGGGCACCGTCAACGTGCACTGGAAGGCGGGGCTGAAGCTGCGCGGCAAGACCGGCGACACCGGCTTCGCCGCCCGCCAGGGCGACACGGTGGTGCACCTGGCCACCAGCGGCTCGCTGAGCGCGTTCACGGTCGGCGGCCTGGTCAACGTCCGCGCCGCCAACTCGCTGAACTTCTACGCCCAGCAGGACGTCACGCCCGCCGACGGCACCCTGCAGAACATCCACATGCGCCAGCAGATCTTCACGATCACCGCGGTGGACGCCACGAACCGCACCATCACCGTGGACAAGCCGCTGGAGTACGACGTACCGGTCACCTCGACCTCGGACGGCTCGGCCGCGATCAACGGCGCCGTGTACGACTCCAAGGCCGCGCCGCTGGTCGACCCGGTGCTCGGCGTCGGCTTCGAGAACTTCGCGATGACGCAGGACATGCCCGGCCTGAACGCCGCCGACGCCGTGCACAACTACGGCAACATGTCCCCGGCCGACGAGATGCACGGCATCGTGTTCAAGTGGGCCGCGAACTCCTGGGTGCGCGGCATCAGCGCCACCATGACCGGCTCCCACCCGATCGTCTCCGAGGAGGCGTACCGGCTGCAGATCGTCGGCAACAGCTTCGACGGCTCCTGGAACAAGGGCAAGGGCGGCAACGGCTACTTCCGCGGCTCGCGCGTCTGGGACTCGCTCTACGCCGGCAACGTCTCCCGCAACCTGCGCCACTTCACGTTCCAGTGGTCGGCGTCGGGCAACGTCGTCATCGGCAACGACTTCGACTCCGACGTCAACCTGCACGGCGGCTGGGAGCGCAACAACCTGATCGAGCTGAACACGGTGACCGTGCCGTACGAGCACCGCTCGGGCAGCTGCACCGCCAACTGCGGCGAGGAGGGCGGCGGCGGCCCGGACGCCTCCACCTGGTTCCCGATCTGGTGGGGCGCGGGCAAGAAGGCGGTCAAGTGGTCCGGCTCCTCCGGCCCCCGCAACGTCTTCTTCAACAACACCATGACCAAGCAGCTCACCGCAGGCGCCGCCTACACCCCGTACTACGCCGACCGCCAGCGCATCTACCAGTTCGGCTGGAACGGCACCGGCTGGCAGCACCTCGACTCCGGCGGCATGCCGATCCCGGACTGGGCCTCGCGCGAGCAGCTCGACTACACCGGCGGCCACGGCGTCGACGCCACCCGCACCGACCCCGGCCCGTCCCTCTTCCTCAAGTCCCTGACCGGCGCCCCCAGCCCGTCCATGCCCGCCTCGCCGTCCGCCTCGGCGTCACCCGGCGCGTCCCCGTCCACGTCCCCTTCGGCCTCGCCGTCCCCGTCGCCGAGCGCCCCGTCGACCTGCCTGACCGTCCGCACGGTCAAGACATCGAGCTGGAGCACCGGCTACGGCATGGACGTCTTCATCAAGAACAACTGCGCGACCGCCACCACGACCTGGCGCGTCGAGTTCGACCTGCCCACCGGCACCACCGTCAGCAGCTCCTGGAGCTCCACCCGGACCAGCTCCGCCCAGCACCACACCTTCGTCAACGTCGCCTACAACGGCGACATCGCCCCCGGCCAGGAGGAGAGCTTCGGCTTCAACGCGGCCGGCACCGGCAACCCCTACAACCTCACCGCCCGCTAG